From Eurosta solidaginis isolate ZX-2024a unplaced genomic scaffold, ASM4086904v1 ctg00001023.1, whole genome shotgun sequence, a single genomic window includes:
- the LOC137235826 gene encoding Kruppel-like factor 1: MDFFATGGFQQVFNDLEDADLHEHSAVFTTSLGSHANLESCDYYAPLSSDNKNTLIRLSGADDPFVLGDSTNEQTLLELHVDWCDTTADTAQYRTADGNSNSDGIHTYEYRVINGHELQLTFDQLLSTSPTNSSEFSSNNNALCDVDLTAVCGRRFSVEELQNLSSAAILESNSIHELKTNAFITREMAEWEEKFLDNYIEIPELIEFLPEKTPLCTETCEHFLHESSKNLKLHRKVRTTKRSKELATNAAEERTAAGYICNFGTCDKVYAKPAHLKAHMRRHMGEKPYICNWPECTWKFSRSDELARHRRSHSGVKPYKCNYCMKCFARSDHLTKHRKVHERCLLAASKEGKTFDGVLPQSVFTVRPGRKRKNQIC, encoded by the coding sequence ATGGATTTCTTTGCCACTGGTGGTTTTCAACAAGTGTTCAATGATTTAGAGGATGCAGACCTACACGAGCACTCAGCAGTATTTACAACCAGTTTAGGCAGCCACGCTAACCTCGAAAGTTGCGATTACTACGCGCCTCTTTCAAGTGACAACAAAAACACATTGATACGTCTTAGCGGCGCTGATGATCCTTTCGTACTTGGCGATTCAACAAACGAACAAACTTTATTAGAGCTGCATGTGGACTGGTGTGATACTACAGCTGATACAGCACAATACAGAACAGCCGACGGCAACAGCAATAGCGATGGCATACACACCTATGAATACAGAGTCATCAATGGTCATGAGCTACAACTTACGTTCGATCAGCTACTCAGCACGTCACCAACCAATTCAAGTGAATTTTCGAGCAATAACAATGCACTTTGCGATGTAGATTTGACTGCAGTGTGTGGGCGTAGATTTAGCGTTGAGGAGCTTCAAAACTTAAGCAGCGCCGCTATCTTGGAATCCAATTCAATTCACGAACTAAAGACGAATGCTTTTATAACACGCGAAATGGCTGAATGGGAAGAAAAATTTTTGGATAACTATATTGAGATACCTGAACTCATTGAATTTCTACCCGAAAAAACTCCGCTCTGCACTGAGACATGCGAACATTTTCTGCATGAAAGCTCAAAAAATCTGAAACTACATCGCAAAGTGCGTACAACGAAACGTTCGAAAGAGCTCGCTACTAACGCCGCAGAAGAGCGTACTGCCGCTGGATACATCTGCAACTTTGGTACTTGTGATAAAGTTTATGCTAAACCTGCACATCTAAAAGCGCACATGCGTCGTCATATGGGTGAGAAACCGTACATTTGTAATTGGCCTGAGTGTACATGGAAATTTTCGCGTTCCGATGAATTGGCTCGCCATCGACGTTCGCATTCGGGTGTGAAGCCTTATAAATGTAATTATTGCATGAAATGTTTTGCGCGCTCCGATCATTTGACAAAGCATCGGAAGGTTCACGAGCGTTGTCTGCTGGCTGCTAGTAAAGAGGGGAAGACATTTGATGGTGTGCTGCCACAAAGTGTGTTTACAGTGCGACCGGGTCGAAAGCGGAAAAATCAGATATGCTGA